Below is a window of Candidatus Viadribacter manganicus DNA.
CGCTGTTGCGTGGCTCGGCGTCATGGTCCCGGCGTTGGATGTTCAACGCGATCCGGCCGTTCGTGTTTGCGTTCTTTCTTGTGGTGAAGCTGTTGCGGGCGCTCTCGCCGCACCATCCCAATCTCAATGGGCTACTGCACAAGACCATCCATTGGGGGCTGCGCAGCTTCGGTTCGCCGGACGCGAACCTCCTGATCATGCGCCACTTCCACGTGGGCACCGAACTTCTGGCGTTCATCAAGGCGAACGCCGGCGAGGTTTCGGTTAACACCGTGCCGCTGCGGCCGCGGACGCTGAAGGATCTGGAGGACAACGTCTTCCTCCAGCACGACCTCAACGTTTTCAACTTCATCATCCAGCTTAATCAGAGCCTGCGGGCGCAGGGGCGGGACCTGACGCCGGTCGAGCGGCCGGACTTTTCGATGATCTCGGACGCCCCGTTCGATATTGAGCCGACCAAGAAGGGCTGGCTGAACTTCGCCGACGTCCAGACGGCGGTGGAGGTCTACACACCGCTTTATGCGTTGCTCCTGCCTCGGGCGGACTTCATCCGGGCCTCCAATTCGTTGCAGCTGGACGAGCCGGTCGCCATCTATATTGGGAAGATCCTGGGCACCGATTACCACCTGTCCTTCATCAAGAACGGCCACCCGCTGGTGGCGCTTTCGACTATGCAGGCGGGGTTTCGGCTGATGATGCATGGCCTTGATTGTGAGGCGCTGCATGGGTGGCTAAGGCTTTTGAAACGCCGCCAGGCACAAGGTTTGCCGCTGGATCCCCGAAATCCGACGGCGGAGGCTGCGAGGGCCTAAAAACGGGCGCCCCGCCGCACCTGCGACGGCTTGACCTTCTGGTCCCTCGCTCGTATTTGTCCGCCCTCATTCGGAACGGCTGTGGCGCACAAGTCCGCGCTGCCCCGCCGATTGGCACTAATTTTGGCGCGCCACCTGGTGGACCCGAAAGGTCCGCTTGGCGCGCTGCTTGAGTTTGAAAGAACGGAACGGAAGAGGCGAATGCCGACGATCAACCAGCTGATCCGCAAGCCGCGGCACCCGAAGCCGACGCGGAATAAGTCACCGGCGCTGAAGGCGTCGCCACAGCGTCGCGGTGTCTGCACCCGCGTTTATACGACGACGCCGAAGAAGCCGAACTCGGCGCTTCGTAAGGTTGCGAAGGTCCGTCTCACGACCGGCATCGAAGCCGTTTGCTACATCCCGGGCGAAGGCCACAACCTGCAAGAGCACTCTGTTGTGCTCATTCGCGGCGGCCGCGTGAAGGATTTGCCGGGCGTTCGCTATCACATCCTGCGCGGCGTGCTCGACACGCAAGGCGTGAAGGACCGCAAGAAGCGCCGCTCGCTTTATGGCGCGAAACGACCGAAGTAAGGAAAAGAACGAATGTCCCGCCGTCACCGCGCCGAGCCGCGCCAAGTTCTGCCCGATCCCGTCCATGGCGATCTCGTTCTGACGAAGTTCATGAACTACGTCATGTACGAGGGCAAAAAGTCCGCAGCCGAGCAAATCGTGTACGGCGCGCTCGACACCGTCGAGAAGAAGATGAAGCGCCCGTCGATCGAAGCGTTCCACGACGCTCTCGCCAATGTCGCTCCTTCGATCGAAGTGCGTTCGCGCCGCGTCGGCGGGGCCACGTATCAGGTGCCGGTTGAAGTTCGTCCTGAGCGCCGTCAGGCGCTGGCGATCCGTTGGCTCGTGGGCGCAGCCCGCGCGCGCAACGAAAACACGATGCAAGAGCGCCTCGCCGGCGAGCTCATCGATGCATCGAACAACCGCGGCAACGCGGTGAAGAAGCGCGAAGACACGCACCGGATGGCGGAAGCCAACCGCGCATTCTCACACTACCGCTGGTAATCCAAACGGACCGCCGGCGCTTCTGAAGCCGGCTTTAATACCGGCTTCGCGAGAGGCCGGTAGGGTCCAAGCACACGGACAGAATTGTCATGCCTCGTCAGTATAAAATCGAAGACTATCGCAATTTCGGCATCATGGCTCACATCGATGCCGGCAAGACCACGACGACCGAGCGGATTCTGTTCTACAGCGGCAAGTCGCACAAGATCGGCGAAGTCCACGATGGCGCAGCCACCATGGACTGGATGGAACAAGAGCAAGAGCGCGGCATCACCATTACGTCGGCTGCAACGACGACGTTCTGGAACGATAAGCGCCTGAACATCATCGACACCCCCGGCCACGTCGACTTCACGATTGAAGTTGAACGTTCGCTGCGCGTGCTCGACGGCGCTGTCGTTGTGCTCGACGGCAACCAAGGGGTTGAGCCGCAGACCGAAACCGTTTGGCGCCAAGGCGACAAGTACAAGGTTCCGCGCATCATCTTCGCCAACAAGATGGATAAGACCGGCGCCGACTTTTACATGTGCGTCGAGGACATCAAGAAGCGCCTTGGCGCGCGTCCGGTGCCATTGCAACTGCCGATCGGCATCGAGTCAGGCTTCAAGGGTCTTGTCGACCTCGTCGAGATGAAGGCGATCATCTGGAAAGATGAAAGCCTCGGCGCGAAGTTCGATATCGTCGAAATTCCCGACGACCTGAAGGACAAGGCCGCCGAGTATCGCTCGGGCCTGGTTGAGGCCGCCGTCGAACTCGATGACGCAGCGATGGAAAAGTACCTCGAAGGCGAAGAGCCCTCGAAGGAAGAGCTAAAGCGCCTGATCCGTCTCGCGGTGCTGAAGGCTGCTTGGTATCCGATGCTCTTGGGCTCGGCGTTCAAGAACAAGGGCGTGCAGCCGCTGCTCGACGCCGTCGTCGATTATCTGCCGAGCCCGATCGATCGCCCGGCGATCAAGGGCGTCGACATGGACGATCCGGAAAAGGAATTGATCCGCCAGTCGTCGGACACCGATCCGCTCTCGATCCTCGCGTTCAAGATCATGGATGACCCGTTCGTCGGCACGATAACTTTTTGCCGCATCTATTCGGGCATCCTGAATGCGGGCGATGGATTGCTGAACTCGACGCGCGACAAGAAAGAACGCGCCGGCCGTATGTTGCTGATGCACGCAAACAACCGCGAAGACATCAAGGAAGCCTACGCTGGCGACATCGTCGCGCTGGCGGGTTTGAAGGAAGTGCGCACCGGCGACACGCTCTGCGATCCGAACAAGCCGGTCATCCTTGAGCGTATGGAATTCCCGGAGCCGGTTATCGAAGTGGCCGTTGAGCCGAAGTCGAAGGCTGACCAGGAAAAGCTCGGCGTCGCGCTGGCGAAGCTCGCTGCGGAAGATCCCTCTTTCCGCGTGTCGACTGATCAAGAGTCGGGTCAAACCATCCTGAAGGGGATGGGCGAACTCCACCTCGACATCAAAATCGACATCCTGCGCCGCACCTACAAAGTCGAAGCCAACGTGGGCGCGCCGCAAGTCGCCTATCGCGAGAAGCTCGGCCGCGCCGCGACCATTCTCTACACCCACAAGAAGCAAACCGGCGGTTCAGGCCAGTTCGCTGAAGTGAAGATCGAGTTCGAGCCGGGCGAACCGGGTTCGGGCTTCAAGTTCGAGAACAAGATCATCGGCGGCAACGTGCCGAAGGAATACGTTCCGGGCGTTGAAAAGGGCCTCAACATGGCCAAGGAAAACGGTCTGCTGGCCGGCTTCCCGGTGATCGACGTGACCGCGCGCCTGATCGACGGCAAGTACCACGACGTCGACTCGAACGTCTTGACGTTCCAGATCGCGGCGCAAGCCGCCTTCCGCGAACTGAAGGAAAAGGGCGATGCGCGTCTGCTTGAGCCGATCATGAAGGTCGAAGTGACCAGCCCGGAAGAATACGTCGGCTCGGTTATCGGCGATCTGAACTCACGTCGTGGCATGATCCAAGGCCAAGACATGCGCGGCAACGCGACGATCATCAATGCGATGGTCCCGCTCGCCAACATGTTCGGCTACGTGAACACGCTGCGTTCGTTCAGCCAAGGTCGCGCTTCGTACGTGATGGAATTCTCGCATTACGAAGAAGTGCCGAAGGCCGTCAGCGCCGAAGTGTTGGCGAAGCTCCGCGCTTAAGGCTCGCTGCAAAGCAAATACGAAGGGCCGCTCGAAAGGGCGGCCCTTTTCCGTTGAGCGTAGTTGGCTGGACGCGCAAACGCGGCGACACTCAGCGCAAAGGGGAGATGTCATGCGAGCGATTGCACTGGTGCTGGCCATGTTCTGTGCAATGGGCGCGCCGGCTTTTGCGCAAGACGTGCGCGACCTAGCCGAAGCACGGGCGGCGTTTGAGCGCTTCGATTATTCGGAGGCTTACGCACGCTACACTTCATTGGTGTCGTCCCCAGCAGGACCAGAGGCGCTCTATCATCTCAGCATCATCTATGAGGGCGGTTATGGCGTTGTGCCAACCGACGAAGCGATGGCGCTGGAAATGTTGCAGAGCGCGGCCGACGCCGAATATCCAGCAGCGCTTACACGGCTGGGTATGCGTCACTACGAGGGCAATGGTTTTCCGCAAAGCCATCAGGAAGGGCTGCGCTTGTGGCGGCGCGCGTCTGAACTGGGCGAGGTGGGCGCGACCTACAGCATCGGCATGTACTATCTCTATATCCACGGCGCGGAGCGTGACGTTGCAGAGGGCGCGCGCTGGATGCGCCGCGCAGCGGATGCCGGTCACGCGGATGCGCAATTTGATTTGGCGGGTCTTTATGAGCGGGGCGAAGGCGTTGACGCAAACGCAGGTGAAGCATTCGCGCTGATGCGCCTCGCTGCCCTGCAAGGACACCGATCGGCGCGTGTCAGCATGGTTCAGTACTATTTTGATGGAACAGGCGTGGCGCGAGATTTTGTGCGCGCTGAAATGTGGGCCTTGCTGGTTGAGCGTGATGGAGAGCCGGTCGCCCCACGTGGCCGCGCCGTTTTGCACGCGCAGATGACCGCGGCGCAGCAGAGCGAAGCCGCGCGCCTGGCTGATCAGTGCGCGGCCTCGTCAGAGCGGTGTTAGCGTCAGGCGGCTTGCTTGAAGTCGCCAATTTGCGCGTCATACGCGCGCTTGAACGCGGGGCGCGCCGTGCAGCGTTCGACGTAAGCTTTTAGGTTGGCGTGCGCGTTGGTGAGTTCGGGCATAATGCGCAAGACGCTCGCCATCATGAGATCGCCGGCGGTGAAGCGATCGCCGTCGAGATAGGGCTTGTCGCCGAGCGCCTTTGAAAGTCCAGCGAGGCGCTTTTGCGCGAATTCGGCAGCGCCAGGGCGGCGAAGCTTTGCCCATTCTTCGTCTTTGTAAAAGAGATCGATGAGCGCTACTTGCATAATAAAGGGCTCGATTGAGTTCAGCGCGGCGACGAGCCATTGGGTTGCGCGGGCGCGTGCTGCGGGGTCTTTCGGCAGCAATGCTTCGCTGCGTTCCCCGATGAAAAGAACAATCGCGCCGGTTTCGAAGAGCGTGAGATCGTCTTCCTCGAAGATCGGCACTTGGCCGAACGGCTGCAATGCGCGGTATTCAGGTTTGTCTTGATCGCCTTGCGCCAGCAGACGCGCGCGATAGGGAAGGCCAGCTTCTTCAAGCGCCCAACGCGCGCGCAGGTCGCGCACTTGGCCCTTGGCGAAATCAGGCGCCCATTCAAAAGCGGAAATCGTGATCATTGGATGTCCTCCAAGCGAGGGATCGGATTGCATGGCATGATCTCGACGGCATCGCCGGGAAATATCGCAAAGTGCGGATGGTTCAAGAAGAGCTGCGCGGCCGCATCGTGTGAGTCAGCTTCGACGATCATATAGCCGGCAACGTTGTTGGAGATGTCGCTCACGCCCTTGCTGTCTACGCGCTTGGTTTTGCCAAGTGGGCCGCCCTCGTCGGCAGCCTTGCTCTTGTTTTGCTCGTGCCAATCACCCCAGGCCTTCATGCCTTGGATCTCGCGTTCTTTGCGCGCGCCGTCGTCGAGCTTGTCCCAGCCTGAGAGCGCAAACGCCTCCGGCGAGCCGACAAAAAGCGCCATATAACGTGGCATCGTTTTCTCCTTGGATTTATCGAACTTGTTGTTGGGCGGCGTAGGCCGCCAGCTTGTTGAACAGCGAACTCCAGCCGCCAATGTGCGAGTTCCGGCGCTCGACATTGATGAAGGGCGATTGGTGGAAGGTCATAGTGGTGAGGCCGCTGTCGTTTTCGCGGAACGTGATGGTGATCAGCGTTTCCACTTCACCGGAGGGCCCGGTGTCCCACGTCCAAGTGAAGACGAGACGGTTCGGTGGATCGATCTCGCGATACTTTCCGCCGAACCAGCTATCGCCATGATCCTTTGAGCGGATCATGCCGCGATATTTGCCGCCAATGCGAAAATCGATTTCCGCTTCGGGGCACTCAAACCCTTCAGGTCCCATCCATTTGGAAAAATGCTCAACCTCGCTCCAAAGCGAAAACAGCAAGGATGCGGGCGCGTCGAAGTCGCGTGTGATGAGGAGCTCGTCATCAGCAAGTTGTGCGCTCATTGCTTATCCTTGTTTTTGAGCGTGGCGATGTAAGCGTCCATTTTGTCGAAGCTGCCGGTCCAGAAGCGGCGGTAGTACGCGAGCCAGTCATCAACGTGCTTCAGCGCCTGCGGCGCCAATTGGCACGGGCGCCATTGCGCCTCTCGGCCACGCGTGATGAGGCCGGCGTTCTCTAAAACTTTGAGGTGGCGCGAGACGGCGGGCAGCGAGATATCGAACGGCTCGGCAAGCTCGTTCACCGTGGCCTCGCCGCGCGAAAGACGTTCAAGGATGGCCCGACGTGTCGGATCGGCGAGGGCCGCGAGCGTTTTGGAAAGGGGGTCGGGACTCTGCATCGCGTATTTAACTAGTACGTTAAATAAGCGAACGAGTCAATCTGCAGATTGCGGCGAGCCGAAAAAGGGTCCCTCATCGCAACTCCAATGGAGTGACCTCATGACCTGCTTTCCACCGCAACGCGACGGGGTCTTCTATTTGACGGAGGGCGGGCAAGAGACGGAGATCATGTACCGCCACGGCCATGACCTGCCCGAGTTCGCAATGTTCCCTTTGCTTGATAACGCGGCCGCGATGGCGGACTTGCGCGCGATGTATGGGCGCGTGCTCGATGTCGCGGCGGAGCAGGGCTTTGCGGCGATGCTGGCGGGGCTAGATTATCGCGCCAGTCCCGATTGGAGCGAGAAGCTTGGCTATTCGCATGAGGCGCTTGGCGATGCGCTGATGCAATGCATCGCGTTCCTTCGCGAGGTTTCAGCGCCTTATGAAGGGCAGGTGTCGCGCATTTTGATTGGCGGCATGATTGGTCCGCGCGGCGATGCGTATGAACTCAATAAGACGATCACTGCGGCGGAGGCGGAAGACTATCACAGCGTTCAGCTGGGCGTTCTGAAGCGTGCCGGCGTCGACTACGCGACCGCCATGACCTTCAACAACGTGCCGGAAGCCGTGGGTGTTGCCCGCGCTGCCAAGTGCATTGGCGTGCCGCTCCATGTGTCGTTCACGCTGACCAGCGATCACCAGTTGAAGTCGGGAGCGACGTTGAAGCAGGCGATCGAAGCAACGGATGCCGAGGCGGGTTTGGCGCGGCCGGACTTTTACGGCATCAATTGCTCGCATCCGCTCGAGTTCGAGCCGGCGTTGGAGGCGAGCAATTGGATGTCGCGCGTGCGCATGTTGAGGCCGAACGCGAGTTCCAAGGATAAGATCGACCTCTGCCAGATCGGCCACTTGGAAGAAGGCGATCCGCTTGATCTGGGCGCCCGCATGGGCGATCTCGCGCGCCGATATCCACACGTGGATATTTGGGGCGGGTGCTGCGGCACGTGGGACAAGCACTTGCGCGAAATTGCTCGCACGGTGCGCGCGGCGCATTGAGCGAATGCATTCGTTTCCTACATTGCCTCGATGAGCGATCTCTCACAATTCCCGATCACGAAACGGTGGCCGGCGCAGCATCCCGATCGTATTCAGTTCTATTCGCTGACGACGCCGAATGGCGTGAAGGTTTCAATCGCGCTTGAAGAGTTGGAGCTGGCGTACGAGCCGCATTACGTCGATTTCGGCGCGAAAGATCAGAAGACGCCGGAATTTCTCTCACTCAATCCCTACGGCAAGATTCCTGCGATCATCGATCCCGATGGTCCAGGTGGAAAACCGCTGGCCTTGTTCGAGTCTGGCGCGATCTTGCTCTATCTTGCAGAGAAAGCGGGGCGCTTGCTGCCGCTTCATCCGGCGCTGCGTTACGAGGCGATCCAATGGCTGGCGTTTCAGATTGCGGGCGTTGGTCCGATCTTCGGTCAGGTCGGGTACTTCAACAAATTCGATGGCCGCGAAATCGAGGATAAGAGGCCGCTGGAGCGCTACGTGGCCGAGACCAAGCGCCTGCTCGATGTCGTCGATGCGCGGCTTGAGGGGCGCGCCTGGATCATGGGGGATGCGTTTACGATCGCCGACATCGCCATGATCGGGCCGGTGCGTAATTTGATCGGCTATTACGGCGCACGTGACCTGGTCGGGTTCGATGAACTCAAGAACGTGCCAAGCTGGCTGGAACGCGCGCTGGCGCGGCCGGCGGTAGAGCGCGGGGTCGCCATCCCTGCGCGTCCGGCAGCGGACTAACCTGGTTCGTCCAATCCGTGTGCGTGTTCGCCTACGGAAAGAGGCGCGTGCATCGCGCTGGCGCGTCCGCTAAGCTCCTCTGATCAGGAGTTTGACGATGCCGCTGCCCGAGAAGGGAAAAAAGTATCTCATCGTGTTCTGCAAGAGCTGCGATAAGGGATTCCGCGTGATGGATCGCCCGGTCGAGGAAGGCGAGAAGCTGGACATTCAAGGGCCGAAGAGCCTGAAGTGCCGTGGCTGCGGGCACGTTGCGACATACGATCCGCGCGAAATGCGCAGAGCAGCGGTTGGCCCAAAGCCCGCGAGCAAGCGCAGCTAAGCACGAACGCAGATACCTCTGATGCCGAATGAGGCAGAGATCCAAAAGCTGATCCGCCGTTTCGGTGCGATGCGAGAGATTGCGGGCCGCGCTGTGCGCGAGAACCCGAACGACGAGCGCGCGCTCTATGGCGCGGCTATGGCGTATCGCATCGGCGGCGATTACGCCTCGGCGCTGACGCAGCTGCAGAACCTGCTGCGCGTGAACCCGACGCACACGCACTACCTCTTCGAGCTCGGGCAGACGCTCGAATATATGGGCCGCTTCGAAGGTGCGATCGCGAACTATGAGGCGGCGCTGAAAGAAGAGCCGTTAAACTACAAAGCTCGCCAGGCGCTGGTGCAGCTGCAAAAGCAGACGATCGCCTCTAACCACATCGCTGAACTCGAACGTCAGATCGCGATGCCCGATAGCGATGGCTGGCGTTGGCTGCACCTTGGGCACGCGCTAGCCAAGACCTACGAAGATTTCGGCGATATGCAAAAATCGTTTCAGTGGCTGACGCGGGCAAAGCAGACGCGGCGCCAACGTGCGCCTTATGTTCAGGCGAACGACGAACATCTGGCGCGCGCTGCGCAAGCGATGCAATTGCCCTCAGGCGGCGGGCACGCGGCGAACGATCCGATCTTCATCACCGGCCTGCCGCGCTCCGGCACCACGCTGGCCGATCGCATTCTTTCCAGCCATCCAGATGTGATGTCGGCCGGGGAGATTGGAAATTTCGTGCAGCTTTCGAAGCTGTTCTCTGGATCGACGACACCGGCGACCTTGGACGCCGACATGCTCTCGCGCATCGGCGCCGCGGATTTGGGGCGCCTTGGCGCCAGCTATATCGAAAGCACGCGGCCGCTAACGGGCGCGACGCTGCGCTTTGTCGATAAAGCCCCGAGCAATTTCTATCTGGCGCCGTTGATTTTGCGTGCGCTGCCGAATGCGCGCATTATTTGCATGCGCCGCCATCCGCTTGATTCTGTGCTCAGCAACTACAAGCAGATATTCCCGTTCGACGATCGCTATTTCGACTACGTCTATGATCTGACTTGGGCGTCGCAGAAGTTCGTTGTCTTCGATCGGCTGATCGCGCACTGGCGCGAGGTGCTGGCGCCGGATCGTTTCATGGTGTTGCAGTACGAAGACCTGGTCGCCAACCAGGAAGCGCGCACGCGCGAGCTGTTGAGCTTCTGCGGCCTCAACTGGGACGACCGCACGTTATCATTTCACGAGAACGCGGCCGGTGTTTCAACGCCGAGTGCACGTCAAGTGCGTCAGGCGATGAACAATCAGGCGGTGGGGCGTTTTGCGAAATATGGCGCAGCGCTCGATCCGGCGCGGCGCGTGCTGGAGCAGGCGGGCATTTCGCTGGATTAGGCCCAACAAAAAGAGCCCCAGCCGAAGCCGGGGCTCTTCCTATTTGCACAAGGCCGATCGCTTAGAGGATCGCGCCCAGGCGGCCGAAGCCGGCATTGCGCGTCAGGCTGGCGCCCGAGCGATCACGCTCAAGCAGCGAGCCGCCGAAATTCCAGCGTACGCCGGCTGAGAGCGTGTCGGTTTCGAAACCGTCATAGTCGTTCTTCGTGTAGCCAGCGTAGAGGCTGATCGGCGTTGATGAGAATTGATACTCGGCGCCGACGCCGTACGTGGTGAAGTCGTTGTCGGCGAGTTCGCCGAAGCCGACCGTGCCGCCGAACGAGAAGTTGTCGGTGACGAAGTGCGTGACGCCAAGGTCGAGCGCGGTTGCGTCGGCGTTGAGGTCGCTGGCATCCGAGTAGCTGAGGGCGCCGTTGAAGGTCGTGCGCTCGAGGTAGTATGCGCCTTCAACACCCACGGTGTAATAGTCGTAGTCGAACCCGCCGCCGAAGTCGGTGTTACCGAGGCTGACGAAGCCGCCGAGCAGGTAACTGTCATTGCGCGTGAAAAGGTGAGCGCCGAGGTTATAGGTGTCAGCGTCGCCGCCGGTGTCGTATTCGTGGTTGCCGATGACGCCATCGAGTTGGAAGCCGAGCGAACCGTTGCCGCCCCAAGCGTACGCGCCGCCAAGCTGCCAGGTGTCGATATCGTTCGAGCCGGCATCCGTCGTGGAGTAGCCTAGATCGGCATAGCCTGACTGAGCTGATGCAACGCCAGGTGCAGCAATTGCTAGCGCCGCAGCAGCGCCGAGCAGATACTTCTTCATGTGTCGTGGTCCCCTTTTGGGTTAGCCGAATCCGGCATGGCGCGAAGGTAGGTGCGCTAAACCTCGCGCCCAAGCGTCGAGCGCTGTGAATGCAGCGCGCGGTTCGCGCCCTGTGGCGAGTATGTCACGACAAGTGAAGAGGCAGCAATCAATATGGCAAGATCGCGGCGCCGATGTTGCGTCACTCAAATGAAAAAGGCCGCTCCCGAAGGAGCGGCCTTTGCCGTTTGATGCGGCTTGTCGCTTACGCGCTCAATCCCAACGTGTGAAAGCGTCGGAGATAGCGCGAACGCCACCCCAGCTTGCGCCGTCGTTTGCGTAGTCTTGCAGCGTGCCGCCGTTGAAGTGGAAGCGTAGGCCGAGATTGAACGTATCAGTCTCGTCGTTGCCGCCGCCGCTGTAGTCCATCTCCGACTTGACGTAGCCGCCGTACACTTCGAAGCCGCCGCCGAAGCCGTAGGCTGCGCCAATGCCGTAATCGGTCATGTCGGTGTCGCCGAACGTGTAGTCGATCTCAGTGATCGTGACGTTGCCGTTGACCGAGAAGTTCGGCGTGAAGAAGTAGGCGCCCTGAACGTTGTAGTTCATCGCGTCGTAATCGAAGAATTGGTCGAACTGGGCGAGGCCGATCGAGCCTTGGGCCGAGAAGTTGCCGAAGTTCGTGCGGGTCTCGAGGCCGATCGTCGTGCCGCCGTCACCGTAATAGTTCAGCAAGCCAACCCAGCCGCCGAAATCCCAGGCGCCGGCGTTCGTGTCGGCGTGAACCGCAGCGTAGCCGTGGCTCGAGTCACCCGAGCTGCCGTCCCATTGCTGAAGCACCGTGCGGCCTTCGAGCGAAACAGCCCAGCCGTCCATGGCGTCGAACTGCACCGCGCCGCCAAGCGTCGTGGTGTCGAACTCGCTGCCGTTATCCCAATCGGTGTTGCCGATGCTGACGTCGATGTTGCCCGACGTTTCAGCCGAGGCCATGCCCGGAGCGGCCACAGCCAGAGCGGCGGCGGCGCCGAGAAGAAGCTTCTTCATCAATGTTTTCCTTCGTTGGTGCAGTGGGCTCGACCCCCGCAGGCCGCCACCGTCTGCCGCGACGTGCCGCCGTCGTGGTTAAGACTTAGTTGCAGCCGCCTTACCGCCTGGTGGAGGTGCAAACCTGTGACTTCAGCGCAACGCTGAGCGCCGGCTTCGGCATAGAAAAACGCCCCGGCATTGCTGCCGGGGCGCTGAGTTTTGCGTTGCCTACGAAGGAAGTAGGTTGCTTAGAACACCGAGCCGACGCCGGTGAGGCTGGCTTGGCTTGCGCCGCTGCGATCGCGATCGCGGAGCGTGCCGCCCCAGTTGTAACGAACGCCGATCGAGAGCGTGTCGACGTCGCCGCCGTCGAAGTCGGTCGTGCTGTAGCCAGCAACGATCGAGATCGGCATAGCCGCGAATTGGTATTCGCCGCCAACCCCATAGATCATGGCGTCGTCGTCGCCCGCGCCAGCGTCAACGTTGGCGTAGCCAATGTTGGCGTTCAGGCGGAAGTTATCGCTGACAAACGCGCGAGCTTCGACGTTGAGGCCGTAGCCGTCGACGTCTGCATCATCGTTGTTGCCGTAGAAGACGGCGCCAGCGAGCGTCCAGTTGGTGTAGTACTTGGCAGCTTCCAGACCGCCGACCCAGGTCGTGCTGTCGTTGGAATCTGCAACGCCGATGAAGCCGCCGAAGAGGTGGCTGTCGTTGCGGCTGTAGACGTGGCCGGTGAGGCCGTAGCCGGTGTCAGTGTCATCGCTATCGACGACTGCAGCGTCCACTTCGAAAACGATCGAGCCTGAGCCAGCGAAGGCCACAGCGCCATCGAGACCGTAGAAGTCTTCGTCAACACCGCCGCCGGCGTCGACATTGCCGTAGTTGACGCCGACGTAGCCCGTTTGGGCCGCGGCGACGCTCGGCGCTGCAACGGCCAGGAGGGCCGCAGCACCGATGATCCAGTTACGCATAGGTATAAACCCCTTGTAATGACCCGTTCTGGGTGCGGGACAAATGCGCCTTGGGGTTGGGGCCCGCAATTCCTCACGCCCGCTCTATTCACTATTAACCGCCGCCGATGCGGGAAAGTCACAGCTTAGTATCTGATTTGATGGAGGGTTTCGCCTATTTGGCGAAAACCAGCACCTCCGCATCTAAACGCTTTTCTGGGCGCATCTTGGTAGGCAGAGGGATCATGGGTCCGAGGAGGGCCTGACGACATGCGCCTTGTGAATTTCTGCTGCGCCGCCGCCCTGGCCACGATCATTTCAGCCGTTCCGGCGTGGGCGCAGACGTCATCGGCGCCGGCCGCACCTGCGCCAGAGCGCGCGCGGACGCTGACGCGTTTTCGCAATGCGACCGAGGTGCAGTTGCGCGACGTGGCGGCGTTCGTGCGGGTCATCCCTGAAAACCGAACGGATGTCGCAATTGGCTGGGTGAACACCGGCGCGACACCAGCGCCTGGTTATCGCATGTCGCGCCATCGGCTGATTGTCGACGGCAATCTGCGGCGGCAAATTCGAAGCTGCCGTGTCAACGGCAGCGACGGCTTTGAAGTTGAGACAACGCGCCTCGGCCGTCTAACTGGCGCCGCTCTGCCGG
It encodes the following:
- a CDS encoding tetratricopeptide repeat-containing sulfotransferase family protein, with translation MPNEAEIQKLIRRFGAMREIAGRAVRENPNDERALYGAAMAYRIGGDYASALTQLQNLLRVNPTHTHYLFELGQTLEYMGRFEGAIANYEAALKEEPLNYKARQALVQLQKQTIASNHIAELERQIAMPDSDGWRWLHLGHALAKTYEDFGDMQKSFQWLTRAKQTRRQRAPYVQANDEHLARAAQAMQLPSGGGHAANDPIFITGLPRSGTTLADRILSSHPDVMSAGEIGNFVQLSKLFSGSTTPATLDADMLSRIGAADLGRLGASYIESTRPLTGATLRFVDKAPSNFYLAPLILRALPNARIICMRRHPLDSVLSNYKQIFPFDDRYFDYVYDLTWASQKFVVFDRLIAHWREVLAPDRFMVLQYEDLVANQEARTRELLSFCGLNWDDRTLSFHENAAGVSTPSARQVRQAMNNQAVGRFAKYGAALDPARRVLEQAGISLD
- a CDS encoding glutathione S-transferase family protein; this translates as MSDLSQFPITKRWPAQHPDRIQFYSLTTPNGVKVSIALEELELAYEPHYVDFGAKDQKTPEFLSLNPYGKIPAIIDPDGPGGKPLALFESGAILLYLAEKAGRLLPLHPALRYEAIQWLAFQIAGVGPIFGQVGYFNKFDGREIEDKRPLERYVAETKRLLDVVDARLEGRAWIMGDAFTIADIAMIGPVRNLIGYYGARDLVGFDELKNVPSWLERALARPAVERGVAIPARPAAD
- a CDS encoding homocysteine S-methyltransferase family protein translates to MTCFPPQRDGVFYLTEGGQETEIMYRHGHDLPEFAMFPLLDNAAAMADLRAMYGRVLDVAAEQGFAAMLAGLDYRASPDWSEKLGYSHEALGDALMQCIAFLREVSAPYEGQVSRILIGGMIGPRGDAYELNKTITAAEAEDYHSVQLGVLKRAGVDYATAMTFNNVPEAVGVARAAKCIGVPLHVSFTLTSDHQLKSGATLKQAIEATDAEAGLARPDFYGINCSHPLEFEPALEASNWMSRVRMLRPNASSKDKIDLCQIGHLEEGDPLDLGARMGDLARRYPHVDIWGGCCGTWDKHLREIARTVRAAH